A genomic region of Barnesiella viscericola DSM 18177 contains the following coding sequences:
- a CDS encoding ROK family protein: MSKPYVVGIDIGGTNTVFGIVDARGSILATGSIKTQKYTEINDYVNALYEELTRLLTQENVLDQIAGIGIGAPNGNYFTGNIEFAPNLPWKGVIPLAQMIREKFNIPVTITNDANAAAIGEMTYGAARGVKDFIMITLGTGVGSGIVINGQMVYGHDGFAGELGHVIVRRGNGRLCGCGRTGCLEAYASATGVARTAREFLEIRNDESSLRQLPIQDITSKDVYDAAVSGDKLSQEIFDYTGTILGEAFADFVAFSSPRMIVLFGGLAKSGELIMRPIREAMERNLLPIYKGKVKIVLSELKESDAAVLGASALGWEAN; the protein is encoded by the coding sequence ATGAGTAAACCATATGTTGTAGGTATCGATATAGGCGGTACCAATACAGTATTCGGAATTGTCGATGCCCGCGGTTCTATCCTGGCCACAGGCTCTATCAAAACTCAAAAATATACCGAAATCAACGACTATGTCAATGCCCTCTACGAAGAGCTGACGCGTCTTTTGACTCAGGAGAACGTGCTCGACCAGATTGCCGGCATCGGTATTGGTGCCCCCAACGGCAACTATTTCACCGGCAACATCGAGTTTGCACCCAACCTGCCCTGGAAGGGGGTAATTCCTCTGGCTCAGATGATTCGGGAAAAATTCAATATCCCCGTAACCATCACCAACGACGCCAACGCCGCCGCCATCGGCGAGATGACCTACGGCGCCGCCCGCGGTGTGAAGGACTTTATCATGATTACCCTGGGAACCGGCGTAGGTAGCGGTATCGTCATCAACGGTCAGATGGTCTACGGCCACGACGGATTTGCCGGCGAGCTGGGCCACGTGATCGTGCGCCGCGGCAACGGACGTCTGTGCGGTTGCGGCCGCACCGGCTGCCTCGAAGCCTATGCTTCGGCTACGGGTGTTGCCCGCACGGCCCGCGAATTTCTCGAAATCCGCAACGACGAATCTTCGTTGAGACAGCTGCCCATTCAGGACATCACCTCGAAAGATGTGTACGACGCCGCCGTATCGGGCGACAAACTCTCGCAAGAGATTTTCGACTACACCGGTACGATTCTGGGCGAAGCCTTCGCCGACTTCGTAGCCTTCTCGAGCCCCCGCATGATTGTCCTCTTCGGCGGTCTGGCCAAATCGGGCGAACTCATCATGCGTCCTATCCGCGAAGCCATGGAGCGCAACCTGCTCCCCATCTACAAGGGCAAGGTGAAAATCGTGCTTTCGGAACTAAAAGAGAGCGACGCTGCCGTATTGGGCGCCAGCGCTCTGGGTTGGGAAGCCAACTAA
- the gltA gene encoding NADPH-dependent glutamate synthase, giving the protein MNKEELAAQRAEQWREELRKSKKAKERTDIPRVKMKELDPAYRVTNREEVNCGLTPEQAVLEATRCLDCVEPLCMTGCPVGINIPKFIKNIERGDFREAARTLKETSALPAVCGRVCPQERQCESKCFYLQKLKKEPIAIGYLERFAADYEQASGEVALPDMKPDNGIKIAVVGSGPCGLSFAGDMAKLGYRVTVFEALHEIGGVLKYGIPEFRLPNRIVDVEIDSLRRMGVEFMTDCIVGKTLSYDDLHEMGFKGIMVASGAGLPRFMNIPGENLNGVMSSNEYLTRVNLMDAANPESDTPVYKGHRVAVIGGGNTAMDSVRTARRLGADRAMIVYRRSEAEMPARQEEVHHAKQEGVEFLTLHNPIEYIGDERGRVRQMKLQKMELGEPDASGRRSPVPIPGAIETIDVDEVIVSVGVSPNPLVPNAIEGLEVTPKGTIVVNADTLQSALPDIYAGGDIVRGGATVILAMGDGRRAAAAMHEALQKQQRSA; this is encoded by the coding sequence ATGAATAAGGAAGAGTTAGCGGCACAACGTGCCGAACAGTGGAGGGAGGAGCTCCGCAAAAGCAAGAAAGCCAAGGAACGTACCGATATCCCTCGGGTGAAGATGAAGGAACTCGACCCGGCCTACCGGGTGACCAACCGCGAGGAGGTGAACTGCGGTCTCACCCCCGAACAGGCGGTTTTGGAGGCTACCCGTTGCCTCGACTGTGTGGAGCCGTTGTGTATGACGGGTTGTCCGGTGGGTATCAATATCCCGAAATTTATCAAGAATATCGAGCGGGGCGACTTTCGGGAGGCCGCCCGCACGCTCAAAGAGACGAGTGCCCTGCCGGCCGTGTGCGGCCGTGTGTGCCCGCAGGAGCGCCAGTGCGAATCGAAATGCTTCTACCTGCAAAAGTTGAAGAAGGAGCCTATCGCCATCGGTTACCTCGAACGCTTTGCCGCCGATTACGAGCAGGCGTCGGGCGAGGTGGCTCTGCCCGACATGAAGCCCGACAACGGTATCAAGATTGCCGTGGTGGGTTCGGGTCCGTGTGGACTCTCGTTTGCCGGCGATATGGCCAAGCTGGGCTATCGGGTCACGGTGTTCGAGGCGCTGCACGAGATTGGCGGGGTGTTGAAATACGGTATCCCCGAGTTCCGTCTGCCCAACCGCATTGTCGATGTCGAGATTGACAGCCTCCGCCGCATGGGGGTAGAGTTCATGACCGACTGCATCGTGGGCAAGACGCTCTCGTATGACGACCTGCACGAGATGGGTTTCAAGGGCATCATGGTGGCCAGTGGTGCCGGACTACCTCGCTTCATGAATATCCCCGGCGAGAACCTCAACGGGGTGATGTCGAGCAACGAATACCTCACGCGGGTGAACCTGATGGATGCCGCCAATCCCGAGAGCGACACGCCGGTGTACAAGGGTCACCGGGTGGCTGTGATCGGTGGTGGCAACACGGCGATGGATTCGGTGCGCACGGCCCGACGGCTGGGTGCCGACCGGGCGATGATTGTCTATCGTCGCTCCGAGGCCGAGATGCCGGCCCGTCAGGAGGAGGTGCATCATGCCAAGCAGGAGGGGGTGGAGTTCCTTACGCTGCATAATCCCATCGAGTATATCGGCGACGAGCGGGGGAGGGTGCGTCAGATGAAGCTCCAGAAGATGGAGCTGGGCGAGCCCGATGCGTCGGGACGCCGTTCGCCCGTGCCCATTCCCGGTGCTATCGAGACAATCGATGTCGACGAGGTAATCGTGAGTGTGGGTGTTTCCCCCAACCCGTTGGTACCGAATGCTATCGAAGGGCTTGAAGTGACGCCGAAGGGGACAATCGTGGTGAATGCCGATACGTTGCAGTCGGCGCTGCCCGATATTTATGCCGGGGGCGATATTGTGCGGGGCGGTGCCACCGTGATTCTGGCCATGGGCGACGGCCGGCGTGCTGCCGCGGCCATGCACGAGGCTTTGCAGAAACAACAACGGAGCGCATGA